From Marinoscillum sp. 108, a single genomic window includes:
- a CDS encoding ABC transporter ATP-binding protein yields the protein MLVTKNLKFAYDEAAALNFPDWEVASGDHALILGPSGCGKTTLLHLLSGLLRPTSGSVVIEGTHLEALSSSALDRYRGQHIGFVFQKPHLIGSLTVEENIRLATFFGHKPKRNKEINQVLEDLQIRDLAHRKVYEVSQGQAQRVAIARSVINQPAVIFGDEPTASLDDESCTAVVRLLKSQAEACGATLIIATHDHRVKSEFPNQLTL from the coding sequence TTGTTAGTCACTAAAAACTTAAAGTTTGCCTATGACGAGGCAGCAGCCCTCAACTTCCCGGACTGGGAGGTTGCATCGGGTGATCATGCGTTGATCCTGGGCCCATCGGGTTGTGGAAAAACCACCTTGCTTCATCTGCTGTCCGGATTGCTACGACCTACTTCAGGTTCGGTGGTGATAGAAGGCACTCACCTGGAAGCTTTGTCCTCATCGGCACTGGATCGATACAGAGGGCAGCACATTGGTTTTGTGTTTCAGAAGCCCCACCTCATCGGGTCGCTTACAGTGGAAGAAAACATCAGATTGGCCACATTTTTTGGTCACAAGCCAAAACGAAACAAGGAGATCAATCAGGTATTGGAGGATTTGCAGATTCGTGATCTTGCTCATCGGAAGGTTTATGAGGTAAGCCAGGGGCAGGCTCAGCGTGTGGCCATTGCCCGATCGGTTATCAACCAGCCAGCGGTGATTTTTGGTGATGAGCCCACTGCCAGCCTCGATGACGAGAGCTGTACCGCAGTGGTTCGGTTGCTGAAGAGCCAGGCTGAGGCCTGCGGGGCCACCCTGATCATCGCCACACATGACCATCGGGTAAAAAGTGAGTTTCCAAACCAGTTGACATTATGA
- a CDS encoding sodium:proton antiporter, translating to MHVFDIIALFIFLAGLFIFVNTYFLKLPSSIGLMIMAIVLSVIILIVGLIFPSLQIGAVELEEYDYAEVLYHVVLSFMLFSGALNIDFKKLSKQRTPVLILATTGVLISTFVIGTLVFYMLEFVGIELHYLYCLVFGALISPTDPIAVTKTIRRFNLDKELEIKIAGESLFNDGMAVVLALTLLDIAHAGEDHALSVFETVYIIGADIGGGIFIGLFLGYLGYRLLKYVDNDAVEVEILITLAIVMAGSFLADFIHVSSKQAAVVMGLVIGNEGRGEHVTSAAGDYVFKFWNLMEESLAAMLFVLIGLEMLVIPRRLDYFSAGFFAVNIVLLGRWISVYIPIKLMSVKRSFSPSTIPVLTWGALRGGLPIALSLSLSDFHGKDIIVTMTYIVVACSVLYQGLTVPLLMKMNFTEKKERKVHGH from the coding sequence ATGCACGTATTTGATATTATTGCCCTTTTCATTTTTCTCGCAGGGCTCTTCATATTTGTCAATACCTACTTCCTGAAATTACCGTCTTCCATAGGTCTTATGATCATGGCGATCGTGCTGTCTGTGATCATTTTGATTGTGGGTTTGATTTTTCCCAGTCTTCAGATTGGAGCTGTGGAGCTCGAAGAGTACGATTACGCAGAAGTGCTGTATCATGTGGTACTCTCCTTCATGCTGTTCTCTGGGGCCTTAAACATAGATTTTAAGAAGCTATCCAAACAACGCACCCCCGTACTGATACTGGCTACCACGGGTGTTTTGATTTCCACTTTTGTCATTGGAACCCTAGTCTTCTACATGCTCGAGTTTGTGGGCATAGAACTGCATTATCTCTATTGTCTGGTATTTGGAGCCTTGATCTCCCCAACAGACCCCATAGCGGTTACCAAAACCATCAGAAGGTTCAACCTGGATAAAGAGCTTGAAATCAAGATTGCCGGGGAGTCTCTCTTCAATGATGGTATGGCCGTTGTGCTGGCACTTACCCTGCTGGACATAGCCCATGCGGGCGAAGATCATGCCCTCTCGGTATTTGAAACTGTTTATATCATTGGTGCCGACATTGGTGGAGGAATCTTCATCGGGCTTTTCCTGGGTTATCTGGGATACAGACTACTGAAATATGTAGACAACGATGCAGTAGAGGTAGAAATTCTTATAACTCTGGCCATCGTCATGGCGGGTTCATTTCTCGCGGATTTTATACATGTGTCGTCCAAGCAAGCGGCAGTGGTCATGGGACTGGTCATTGGTAATGAAGGGCGAGGTGAGCACGTAACCAGTGCGGCAGGAGATTATGTTTTTAAATTCTGGAACCTGATGGAGGAATCGCTCGCAGCGATGCTCTTCGTACTCATCGGACTGGAAATGCTGGTGATCCCGCGAAGGCTGGATTATTTCTCAGCGGGGTTCTTTGCTGTCAATATTGTACTGCTGGGAAGATGGATCAGTGTTTACATCCCAATCAAGCTGATGTCAGTCAAGCGGTCTTTTTCGCCCAGTACAATCCCGGTGCTCACCTGGGGTGCCCTTAGGGGAGGTCTGCCCATTGCACTCTCGCTTTCATTGTCAGATTTTCATGGCAAGGATATCATCGTCACCATGACCTACATTGTGGTGGCCTGCTCCGTGCTCTACCAGGGCCTTACGGTACCTTTGTTGATGAAAATGAACTTTACTGAAAAGAAAGAGCGCAAAGTCCACGGACACTAG
- a CDS encoding ABC transporter permease, which yields MNIPYLSLRSILAKPLSSFLSWLLLAFGVTVVLLILLVSKELENEISKNTKGVDLVIGAKGSPLQLILANIFHVDFPTGNINLKEAAEVSHSRYIGEVIPLSLGDSYAGYRIVGTTDAYAALYGAELTMGEWFHEPMQVVVGALAAEKLNLRLGDTFESQHGLSEDGEAHESEPFVVVGIMSPSNTVLDKLILTGVASIWEVHGHEEVHESHEEDSLVSIDHWGLTVTQEQYEEEQITALLVKYRSPMGAVMLPRAINGESSMQAASPAFETARLFNIIGVGIQVLNILGVMIIAISAVSVFIALLNSLKDRKYDIAIMRSMGATRSQILLHILFEGLMITFVGAISGLLIAHGVVYAMASSLEGINPRTFYFINEEWIVLFGCLLIGFLASVIPAVLAYKTDISETLAKG from the coding sequence ATGAATATCCCATACTTGAGTCTGCGAAGTATCCTGGCCAAGCCACTCAGCAGTTTTCTGAGCTGGCTCCTGTTGGCTTTCGGGGTGACAGTGGTGCTGTTGATTCTGCTGGTTTCCAAGGAGCTTGAAAACGAAATTTCTAAGAACACCAAAGGAGTGGACCTGGTGATTGGTGCCAAAGGAAGCCCCCTCCAGCTGATTCTGGCCAATATCTTTCATGTGGATTTTCCCACAGGGAATATCAACCTCAAGGAAGCTGCAGAGGTGAGCCATAGTAGATACATCGGCGAGGTGATTCCCCTTTCTCTGGGCGACAGCTACGCTGGCTACCGGATTGTGGGCACCACAGACGCGTATGCTGCCTTGTATGGAGCTGAACTGACGATGGGCGAGTGGTTTCATGAGCCCATGCAGGTGGTTGTAGGTGCTCTGGCAGCCGAAAAGCTGAACCTTCGATTGGGTGACACTTTTGAGAGTCAGCATGGTTTGTCTGAAGATGGAGAAGCCCACGAAAGTGAGCCATTTGTGGTGGTGGGGATCATGTCGCCCTCCAATACCGTGCTGGACAAGCTGATCCTGACGGGGGTGGCGAGTATCTGGGAGGTGCATGGCCATGAAGAGGTGCATGAATCACACGAAGAAGACTCACTGGTCTCCATCGATCATTGGGGCCTCACGGTCACTCAGGAGCAGTATGAGGAGGAGCAGATCACAGCGCTTCTGGTAAAGTACCGTTCTCCTATGGGTGCGGTGATGTTGCCACGGGCCATCAATGGAGAGAGTAGCATGCAGGCTGCTTCCCCGGCATTTGAAACTGCCAGGTTGTTTAACATCATAGGGGTGGGCATTCAGGTATTAAATATTTTGGGTGTGATGATCATCGCTATATCGGCAGTAAGTGTGTTCATTGCCTTGCTCAACTCCCTGAAGGACCGAAAGTACGATATAGCCATTATGCGATCCATGGGGGCCACACGCAGCCAGATTTTACTCCACATTTTATTTGAGGGATTGATGATTACTTTTGTGGGGGCGATTTCAGGATTGCTCATTGCTCATGGAGTGGTGTATGCTATGGCATCATCATTGGAGGGGATTAATCCGCGCACTTTTTATTTTATCAATGAGGAATGGATTGTGCTCTTTGGTTGTTTACTTATTGGCTTTTTGGCCTCTGTGATTCCGGCGGTACTGGCCTATAAAACAGA
- a CDS encoding glutaminyl-peptide cyclotransferase, translating into MKTTYTFIAFALALLISLFSCSGEKENAEASHGSPRIKKHSKLVAPKVNSEYLLGDAVDFSIESKETIDSIVLDYEGQAKTYQEPNFQWTADQAKTGTQKLRVTVYTNGTTETHYPKIRFFSDTQPEAYTYEVIRELPHDPEAYVQGLFFLDDTLVESTGREGLSRLSKTNLLTAEKYQTVNLSSQYFGEGSTVWENQIIQLTWTSQVGFVYNRALEQTNTFHYTHEGWGVTTLNNTLVVSDGTEVLHLLDPRDFSETGRLEVYTHDEKIVNLNELEIIDGLIYANVYMEDLIVVIDPKTGKVLRNIDMTGLSSQFNPREIDALNGIAHHAATGRTYVTGKLWPKLFEVTFKPKN; encoded by the coding sequence ATGAAAACGACCTACACATTCATAGCATTCGCCTTGGCCTTACTTATAAGCTTGTTTTCCTGTAGCGGAGAAAAGGAAAATGCGGAGGCCAGTCATGGCTCCCCACGAATCAAAAAGCACAGCAAACTGGTGGCTCCCAAAGTGAACTCGGAGTACCTCCTGGGTGATGCTGTAGATTTTTCGATAGAATCAAAAGAAACAATCGACTCCATCGTGCTGGACTACGAAGGACAAGCCAAAACCTATCAGGAGCCGAACTTTCAATGGACCGCCGATCAGGCCAAAACCGGGACTCAAAAACTTCGGGTGACTGTGTATACCAACGGAACCACAGAAACTCACTATCCGAAAATTCGCTTCTTTTCAGATACGCAACCTGAAGCCTACACCTACGAAGTGATTCGAGAACTCCCCCACGACCCGGAAGCCTATGTACAGGGCCTGTTTTTCTTGGATGACACCCTGGTGGAGAGCACAGGGCGAGAAGGACTCTCCAGGCTGAGTAAAACCAACCTACTCACCGCTGAGAAATATCAAACCGTGAACCTATCCAGTCAATACTTTGGCGAAGGAAGTACCGTTTGGGAAAATCAGATCATTCAGCTTACCTGGACTTCTCAGGTGGGCTTTGTATACAACCGGGCGCTGGAGCAGACCAACACCTTTCATTATACCCATGAAGGTTGGGGAGTTACTACTCTGAACAATACTCTGGTGGTAAGTGATGGCACCGAGGTGCTTCACCTGCTCGACCCCAGGGACTTCTCAGAAACCGGACGACTTGAGGTGTATACGCATGATGAAAAAATAGTGAACCTCAATGAATTGGAAATTATTGATGGCCTTATCTATGCCAACGTATATATGGAAGACCTCATTGTGGTGATTGATCCAAAAACAGGCAAAGTGCTACGAAATATAGATATGACAGGTCTGTCGAGTCAGTTTAATCCCCGGGAGATCGATGCACTGAATGGTATTGCACATCATGCGGCTACAGGGCGTACATATGTGACTGGCAAGCTCTGGCCTAAACTTTTTGAAGTTACCTTTAAACCAAAGAACTAA
- a CDS encoding DinB family protein, whose amino-acid sequence MNRKIQVHYDRLQAGKESLFRQLQPCSEDQLRWKPMGNQWSVLQVLDHLHFAESGSLNYCKKKLLAGDQMPRASLFNSVRMEVYDIILYSRIKIKAPAVVISPSNERNLEEMKSLFDQTSDDLKAFLDEYPDEFLNKGIYKHPMAGRITLPAMVKFFNAHLIHHRHQINRLLHQQA is encoded by the coding sequence ATGAATAGGAAAATCCAAGTGCACTATGATCGGCTTCAGGCGGGGAAGGAATCACTTTTTCGGCAGCTTCAACCCTGTAGTGAGGATCAGCTCCGGTGGAAGCCGATGGGGAATCAGTGGTCGGTTTTGCAGGTGTTGGATCATCTGCATTTTGCGGAAAGTGGATCCCTTAATTATTGTAAGAAAAAGCTACTCGCGGGAGATCAAATGCCGAGAGCTTCTCTATTCAATTCAGTGAGGATGGAAGTGTATGATATCATCCTTTATTCAAGAATCAAGATAAAAGCGCCTGCAGTGGTGATCAGCCCGTCTAATGAGCGGAATTTAGAAGAAATGAAATCCTTATTCGACCAAACAAGTGATGACCTGAAGGCGTTTCTGGATGAGTACCCTGATGAGTTTCTGAATAAGGGCATTTATAAACATCCAATGGCTGGGCGAATTACTTTACCCGCTATGGTGAAGTTTTTCAATGCACACCTGATTCATCATCGGCATCAGATCAACCGGCTACTTCATCAACAGGCTTGA
- a CDS encoding C25 family cysteine peptidase, with product MWWTRVFLLGGCILLGLTVNAQTFGNEWINYEQSYYKIKIAKDGVYKVTADELAIAGVPVANIAVNRYQLFRRGEEVAIATQDTNNDGRLDSFEFYGKKSDGKADTELYVSPEAQPHTYYNLFSDTATYFLTWHLTNTSGKRMEFSSIKDATGLTATPYHTDSQLKLQVGTYATGLRYGSTNEILSARYDYGEGWTGSNISKNASNTFNYTLSNVETTGPKPVLELVLIGVSSFEHVVDIRVGRNTNNLRTLATVTFDARYHKYYSGALEWSDVGTSGELMVQVTPKGLSGQTDVISVSYVKVDYAQKFNHTSGAKTYNIGSTGAQRGYVKVPTSVASSLRVFDITNPVAPKSLATTAFADRLEFVFPDLTIDRVLHAFEAPAAVPSISKATLTPLAVTSANYLLVTHPKLDQLVDGMNPVTAYVNYRKSSAGGGYDVLKVEISSLFDQFNYGDPSPLAIRNFVGYALNSGAPQYLFLIGKGTTVNHKYYRNNPQTTSLTHYVPTFGYPGSDLLFSVDTQAGNLAPQVATGRLNALNSGDVKAYLDKVMEMEAVPYDQLWRKNLIHLSGGQTAGELRSFENYILNFKSIAERDFLGGKASNINKNSTDAVKVINVAQEVNQGVSLITFFGHSSSIVTDIEIGRASNPADGYTNKGKYPVILVNGCNAGEIFTTSLTFGEDWMRTPNAGALAVMANSDFALSSSLKRWSDLFYQFAFATDETFGRSLGELTKLVSERFLEVYGTGGTEQSQVYQTVLQGDPAVKVFGAQSPDYEIQTLETYASAFGQERVLSNADSFQINIPVRNYGRSVKDSLKITIQRTFPDGSQETVSRYFERVLRQDTLSFTLYNDLESSNEGTNTFLIQLDPDNDVTELNEGNNTSNFELFIPKGNTIPLYPVDYSIIAEPVTRLLWQSANQLEQNRVYSLMVDTTATYNSPFLKNESLEGGLLMSYPLDLTSAPDSTTVYWRTRFSEARDNEDTSWVESSFTLVDDAAEGWAQVGAYQFEKDPLHGVSYDVNSKKLSFQETKTGIQINTHGVDSPNEYVDYQVIVDGINLLLTDNAADPTCKRLNAINAVVFDKESAQPYRPFGFLGTDVYDDLVCGRLPQMIHNFNESQVLGSTRYLDSIVSVIDNGDVVLLFSFDYVAFSKWDAQIKSSLNNIGIANATIEGLTDGQPVIFLGRKGDPVGSAVVVTSDGSAVPLKSQAIELVGLVTGKFTSGSLSSTLIGPAKRWQSFHYEVDGEPNDSWQFSVTGVSPTGQKDLIFSGSRSTEIDVSELDADLYPYMTLNFAFADDADQTPPNLRSWGVNYEYPAEGILVPEDYEIKEVAEGAGFSRNYLFTNISNAVFTDSLNVQVAVTNVTSGNRESENYRVAAPAPGDTTRIEVIKNTRGRTGYNNVLVSVQASETELYTVNNMVNQLNALLVTEDKINPVLDVTFDGGYILDGDIVSPTPSILIRFKDDNEFLYKDDTSGITIELKSPCEACDYERVSFANPKVTYTPASESEDFEINYMPGPLEDGVYALRVQGTDESGNQSGEYPYEISFEVINESTITHFYPYPNPFSTQTRFVFTLTGSTMPDRIKIQIMTVTGRVVREITQDEIGPLRIGNNITQYAWDGRDEYGDQLANGVYLYKVFIRQNGEQIEHRNTNADRAFKHGFGKLYILR from the coding sequence ATGTGGTGGACTAGAGTTTTTTTGTTGGGGGGGTGCATCTTGTTGGGCTTGACGGTAAACGCACAGACCTTTGGCAATGAATGGATCAATTACGAGCAGAGCTACTACAAAATCAAAATAGCCAAGGACGGGGTGTATAAGGTTACAGCTGATGAGCTGGCCATTGCAGGTGTGCCTGTTGCCAATATTGCCGTGAATAGATATCAGCTCTTTCGCCGTGGCGAAGAAGTGGCCATAGCCACTCAGGACACCAACAACGATGGGAGGTTAGATTCCTTTGAGTTTTATGGTAAGAAAAGCGATGGAAAGGCAGATACAGAGCTCTATGTGTCTCCAGAGGCACAACCACATACCTATTACAATTTATTTTCAGATACAGCGACTTACTTTCTCACCTGGCATCTGACCAATACAAGTGGGAAGCGAATGGAATTCTCAAGTATCAAAGACGCCACAGGTCTGACTGCTACGCCCTACCATACGGATAGCCAGTTGAAACTTCAGGTAGGCACGTACGCCACGGGCCTGCGCTATGGCTCTACCAATGAGATCCTCTCAGCCAGGTATGATTACGGAGAAGGATGGACAGGTAGTAATATTTCGAAGAATGCTTCTAATACGTTTAACTATACTTTGAGCAATGTGGAAACCACTGGCCCCAAGCCAGTGCTCGAACTGGTACTTATAGGGGTCAGTAGTTTTGAGCATGTAGTGGACATTCGTGTGGGTAGAAATACCAATAATTTGAGAACCCTTGCCACGGTAACCTTTGATGCCCGATATCACAAATATTATAGTGGAGCCCTTGAGTGGAGTGATGTGGGTACTTCAGGAGAGTTGATGGTTCAGGTTACTCCCAAGGGGCTGTCAGGACAAACAGATGTGATCAGTGTGTCATACGTCAAAGTAGACTATGCTCAGAAATTTAATCACACCAGTGGTGCTAAAACATACAACATTGGGTCAACCGGTGCTCAAAGGGGGTATGTGAAAGTACCCACAAGTGTGGCGTCTTCTCTTCGTGTGTTTGATATTACCAATCCTGTGGCACCAAAGTCCCTGGCCACCACTGCCTTTGCAGACAGGCTGGAGTTTGTTTTTCCGGACCTGACCATTGATCGGGTGTTGCATGCGTTTGAAGCTCCGGCCGCTGTGCCTTCCATTTCAAAGGCCACTCTCACCCCATTAGCAGTTACCAGTGCCAACTATCTACTGGTCACACATCCTAAGCTCGATCAGCTGGTGGATGGTATGAATCCGGTGACCGCTTATGTCAACTATCGTAAAAGTTCGGCCGGAGGCGGCTATGATGTACTGAAAGTAGAGATCTCCAGTCTTTTTGATCAGTTTAATTATGGGGACCCCTCTCCATTAGCGATCAGAAATTTTGTGGGATATGCCCTCAATTCCGGCGCCCCACAGTACCTCTTTCTGATCGGAAAGGGAACCACTGTCAACCATAAGTACTACCGCAATAACCCCCAAACGACAAGTTTGACTCACTATGTGCCCACTTTTGGCTATCCGGGGTCTGACCTGCTCTTCAGTGTAGATACTCAAGCTGGAAACCTGGCTCCTCAGGTGGCCACCGGGCGTTTGAATGCCCTGAATAGTGGAGATGTGAAGGCCTATCTCGATAAAGTAATGGAAATGGAAGCTGTTCCATATGATCAGTTGTGGCGGAAGAATCTGATCCACCTGAGTGGGGGACAGACAGCAGGGGAGTTGAGATCATTCGAAAACTATATTCTCAACTTCAAATCGATTGCCGAGCGGGATTTTCTTGGAGGCAAGGCGTCCAACATTAACAAAAACAGTACGGATGCAGTGAAAGTCATCAACGTGGCTCAGGAAGTCAATCAGGGGGTAAGTTTGATTACCTTTTTCGGACACTCCAGTAGCATCGTTACAGATATAGAGATCGGCAGGGCCTCCAACCCGGCAGATGGATATACCAATAAAGGAAAATATCCGGTGATCCTGGTCAATGGTTGCAACGCGGGTGAAATCTTCACCACCAGCCTCACTTTTGGAGAAGATTGGATGAGAACGCCGAATGCCGGGGCTCTCGCGGTGATGGCCAATTCAGATTTTGCACTTTCTTCCAGCCTCAAACGATGGTCTGATCTTTTCTATCAATTTGCTTTTGCAACTGACGAAACATTTGGCCGATCTCTGGGAGAACTGACGAAACTGGTTTCCGAGAGGTTTTTGGAGGTTTACGGTACGGGTGGCACTGAGCAGTCTCAGGTGTACCAAACCGTATTGCAGGGTGATCCGGCAGTGAAAGTGTTCGGCGCCCAGTCGCCAGACTATGAAATTCAAACCTTAGAAACTTATGCCTCAGCATTTGGCCAGGAGAGAGTACTGTCCAATGCCGATAGCTTTCAGATTAATATCCCGGTGAGAAACTACGGGCGCTCTGTCAAGGATTCGCTGAAGATCACGATCCAAAGGACTTTTCCGGACGGCTCTCAGGAGACTGTAAGTCGCTATTTCGAAAGGGTATTGAGGCAGGATACCCTCAGTTTTACCCTCTACAACGATCTGGAGAGCTCCAATGAGGGCACGAATACTTTTCTTATTCAGCTGGATCCGGATAATGACGTGACCGAACTCAATGAAGGGAATAATACGTCCAATTTTGAGCTGTTTATCCCCAAAGGGAATACGATTCCGTTGTATCCTGTCGACTATTCTATTATCGCTGAGCCTGTGACCAGGTTGCTTTGGCAGTCGGCCAATCAGCTGGAGCAAAACCGTGTGTATTCATTGATGGTGGATACTACTGCCACCTATAATAGTCCTTTTCTGAAAAATGAATCGCTTGAAGGAGGGCTGCTGATGAGCTATCCGCTGGATCTTACTTCAGCTCCTGATAGCACCACGGTCTACTGGCGCACGAGGTTTTCGGAAGCACGGGATAATGAAGACACCTCGTGGGTGGAGTCGTCATTTACGCTGGTGGATGATGCTGCGGAGGGCTGGGCGCAGGTGGGAGCCTATCAGTTTGAGAAGGATCCATTACATGGGGTTAGTTATGACGTGAATAGTAAGAAACTAAGTTTTCAGGAGACAAAAACGGGCATTCAAATCAATACACATGGTGTCGACAGCCCCAATGAATACGTGGATTATCAGGTGATTGTGGATGGAATCAATCTGCTCCTCACAGACAATGCCGCCGACCCTACCTGCAAAAGACTGAACGCCATTAATGCGGTGGTATTTGATAAAGAGTCAGCGCAGCCATATAGGCCGTTTGGTTTCCTTGGTACAGATGTTTATGATGATCTGGTCTGCGGACGTCTGCCACAAATGATTCATAATTTTAATGAAAGTCAGGTGTTGGGTAGTACCCGGTACCTTGATAGCATTGTCTCTGTGATTGACAATGGAGACGTGGTGTTGCTGTTTTCTTTTGACTATGTAGCGTTTTCCAAATGGGATGCACAGATAAAATCTTCTCTGAACAACATTGGCATTGCCAATGCCACTATTGAAGGACTGACCGACGGACAGCCGGTCATCTTTCTGGGTAGGAAAGGAGACCCTGTCGGAAGTGCCGTGGTGGTGACTTCTGATGGAAGTGCCGTTCCGTTAAAATCTCAGGCGATAGAGCTGGTGGGGCTGGTGACCGGAAAGTTTACTTCAGGAAGCCTCAGTTCCACGCTGATAGGCCCTGCCAAAAGGTGGCAGAGCTTTCATTATGAGGTAGATGGCGAACCAAACGATAGTTGGCAGTTCAGTGTGACGGGCGTATCACCCACTGGTCAGAAGGATTTGATTTTTTCTGGTAGCAGATCCACAGAGATAGATGTCTCCGAATTGGATGCAGATCTATATCCTTACATGACGCTTAATTTTGCATTTGCAGATGATGCTGACCAAACCCCGCCTAACCTAAGAAGCTGGGGGGTCAACTACGAATATCCGGCAGAGGGGATTTTGGTACCTGAGGATTATGAGATTAAAGAGGTGGCTGAAGGCGCTGGTTTTAGCAGAAATTATTTGTTCACCAATATATCCAATGCTGTGTTTACAGATTCATTGAATGTGCAGGTGGCGGTGACTAATGTGACCAGTGGAAATCGTGAGTCTGAAAATTACCGGGTGGCCGCACCGGCACCTGGAGATACCACCAGGATAGAGGTGATAAAAAATACGCGTGGCAGAACGGGTTATAATAACGTCCTTGTGAGTGTGCAGGCCTCTGAAACGGAGCTCTACACTGTGAATAATATGGTGAATCAGCTGAATGCCCTTCTGGTGACTGAGGATAAGATCAATCCGGTGCTCGATGTGACCTTTGATGGGGGGTATATTTTGGATGGAGATATCGTGTCGCCTACACCGAGTATCCTGATTCGGTTCAAGGACGACAATGAGTTTTTGTATAAAGATGATACCTCCGGGATCACCATTGAGTTGAAGTCTCCATGTGAGGCCTGCGATTACGAGCGGGTGAGCTTTGCCAACCCCAAAGTGACTTATACCCCGGCCAGTGAGTCTGAAGATTTCGAAATCAACTATATGCCTGGCCCACTGGAGGATGGGGTTTATGCCCTTCGGGTGCAGGGAACGGATGAGAGTGGCAATCAGTCAGGTGAGTACCCATATGAGATCTCGTTTGAGGTGATCAATGAGTCTACCATCACACATTTCTACCCTTACCCCAATCCCTTTTCTACCCAGACCAGGTTTGTTTTTACCCTTACGGGGAGCACTATGCCCGACCGTATCAAAATTCAAATCATGACGGTGACAGGCAGGGTGGTGCGTGAAATCACCCAGGATGAAATAGGCCCCTTACGAATAGGAAATAACATCACCCAATACGCCTGGGATGGACGGGATGAGTATGGTGATCAGCTGGCCAATGGAGTCTACCTCTACAAGGTGTTCATTCGCCAGAACGGAGAGCAGATAGAGCACAGAAATACCAACGCCGACCGGGCTTTTAAGCACGGTTTTGGCAAGCTTTATATTTTGAGGTGA
- a CDS encoding SCP2 sterol-binding domain-containing protein produces the protein MTLSEATEKVKKLAANNGGKVKAKINFKFDEGLIHLDDTVSPTMVSNEELDASCTIKLSLENFDKMMHGNLNPMMAFMGGKMKIDGDKGVAMKLASLF, from the coding sequence ATGACCCTATCTGAAGCTACCGAAAAAGTAAAGAAACTGGCCGCCAACAATGGTGGAAAAGTAAAAGCCAAAATTAACTTCAAATTTGACGAGGGTTTGATCCACCTCGATGACACTGTAAGCCCCACCATGGTGTCCAATGAGGAGCTCGACGCTTCCTGCACCATCAAATTATCTCTGGAAAACTTTGATAAAATGATGCACGGAAACCTCAATCCGATGATGGCCTTTATGGGTGGAAAAATGAAAATTGATGGCGATAAAGGGGTGGCCATGAAACTAGCCTCATTGTTTTGA